A stretch of Arachis hypogaea cultivar Tifrunner chromosome 15, arahy.Tifrunner.gnm2.J5K5, whole genome shotgun sequence DNA encodes these proteins:
- the LOC112750110 gene encoding DExH-box ATP-dependent RNA helicase DExH15 chloroplastic translates to MVVVATAPATSTPFILSLLPTRHTPLPFTRAATTLPFSLLLRHRSVLSSLRFQISFKSPSSTLHEADEDEEGEQDFEENEEDDEFEYDDDEDVAADEYDDVSSEAYDGAVSDEGEEAFEAARLGNDGTFKWQRVEKLCKEVREFGSDIIDVDELASVYDFRIDKFQRLAIHAFLRGSSVVVSAPTSSGKTLIAESAAVATVARGRRIFYTTPLKALSNQKFREFRETFGDNNVGLLTGDSAVNRDAQVLIMTTEILRNMLYQSVGNISSGGGLLHVDVIVLDEVHYLSDISRGTVWEEIVIYCPKEVQLICLSATVANPDELAGWIGQIHGSTELVTSSKRPVPLTWHFSLKNSLLPLLDEKGTRMNRKLSLNYLQLQGAGVKSYNDDWPRRKNSRRRGTRYDSDGSTLENRSLSKNNINAIRRSQVPQIIDTLWQLQSRDMLPAIWFIFSRKGCDAAVQYVENCNLLDECETSEVELALKRFRIQYPDAVRETAVKGLLQGVAAHHAGCLPLWKAFIEELFQRGLVKVVFATETLAAGINMPARTAVISSLSKRGDSGRVQLSTNELLQMAGRAGRRGIDESGHVVLIQTPNEGAEECCKVLFAGLEPLVSQFTASFGMVLNLLAGVKAIHRSNESDDGRPSSGRTLEEARKLVEQSFGNYVSSNVMLAAKEEINKIEKEIEILMSEITDEAIDKRSRKALSQRQYKEIAELQEQLRAEKRVRAELRKQMEATRISALKPLLEDPENGHLPFLCLQYTDSEGTQHSLPAVFLGKVDSLNASKLKKLVSSADSFAINLGDAEPSITDSVLDDGLEPSYHVALGSDNSWYLFTEKWIKTVYGTGFPNVPLAQGDALPREIMSTLLDKEDMKWDNLAQSAYGGLWFMEGSLDTWSWSLNVPVLSSFSESDELLLKSQAYRDAVERYKDQRNKVSRLKKKISRTEGYKEYSKVIDAVKFTEEKIRRLQNRSKRLTNRIEQIEPSGWKEFMQVSNVIHETRALDKNTQVIFPLGETAAAIRGENELWLAMVLRSKILLELKPPQLAAVCASLVSEGIKLRPWKNNSYIYEPTTTVMNVIKLLDEQRSALLTIQEKHGVMIPCCLDSQFCGMVEAWASGLTWREIMMDCAMDEGDLARLLRRTIDLLAQIPKLADIDPLLQRNAKAAYDAMDRPPISELAG, encoded by the exons ATGGTGGTCGTGGCAACCGCCCCCGCCACCAGCACTCCATTCATTCTCTCACTCCTTCCAACTCGCCACACTCCTCTCCCATTTACACGAGCCGCCACTActctccccttctctcttctACTTCGCCACCGTTCGGTCCTCTCTTCCCTCCGTTTCCAAATCTCCTTTAAGTCCCCATCCTCTACGCTTCACGAGGCCGACGAAGACGAAGAAGGCGAACaagattttgaagaaaatgaagaagatgatgaattcgAATACGACGACGACGAAGATGTTGCTGCTGATGAATACGACGACGTTTCGAGCGAGGCGTACGATGGCGCCGTTTCCGACGAAGGCGAGGAAGCGTTCGAGGCTGCTAGACTTGGCAACGACGGAACGTTCAAGTGGCAGAGAGTTGAGAAGCTCTGCAAAGAGGTCAGGGAGTTTGGCTCCGATATCATCGACGTCGACGAACTTGCCTCCGTTTACGATTTCCGAATCGATAAGTTTCAG CGGCTGGCAATACACGCTTTTCTAAGAGGCTCATCGGTTGTGGTGTCGGCTCCAACGAGCAGCGGGAAGACTCTGATAGCGGAATCTGCGGCGGTTGCCACTGTTGCCAGGGGACGCCGGATATTCTACACGACGCCGCTCAAGGCATTGTCCAATCAGAAGTTCCGAGAATTTCG GGAGACTTTTGGAGACAACAATGTTGGCCTTCTTACAGGAGATTCCGCTGTCAACAGGGATGCTCAAGTCTTGATTATGACCACAGAGATTTTGCGCAACATGTTATATCAGAG TGTTGGTAATATTTCTTCAGGAGGCGGACTTCTCCATGTTGATGTGATTGTTTTGGATGAAGTTCATTACCTTAGTGACATATCTCGTGGTACTGTTTGGGAAGAGATT GTTATTTATTGCCCTAAAGAAGTTCAACTAATTTGTTTGTCAGCAACTGTTGCAAATCCTGATGAGTTGGCTGGCTGGATTGGCCAG ATTCATGGTTCAACAGAATTGGTAACATCATCAAAACGCCCAGTTCCACTAACTTGGCATTTCTCTTTGAAAAATTCCTTATTGCCACTTCTTGATGAGAAAGGAACACGCATGAACAG GAAGCTGTCTCTCAATTATTTACAACTTCAAGGTGCAGGGGTCAAATCTTACAATGATGATTGGCCTAGAAGAAAGAATTCCCGGAGACGAGGAACGAGGTACGATAGTGATGGTAGCACACTGGAAAATCGTTCTCTTTCAAAGAATAATATAAATGCAATTCGTCGTTCACAG GTTCCTCAAATAATTGATACTCTATGGCAACTTCAGTCTAGGGATATGCTGCCAGCTATATGGTTTATATTTAGCAGAAAGGGCTGTGATGCAGCTGTGCAATATGTTGAAAATTGCAATCTTTTAGATGAGTGTGAAACAAGTGAGGTTGAACTTGCCTTGAAGAGGTTCCGCATTCAATATCCTGATGCTGTCAGAGAAACTGCTGTGAAAGGACTTCTGCAAGGAGTTGCTGCACATCATGCGGGTTGTCTTCCCTTGTGGAAAGCTTTCATTGAAGAATTGTTTCAAAGAGGGCTTGTCAAGGTTGTTTTTGCAACAGAAACACTGGCTGCAGGAATCAACATGCCAGCTAGAACTGCTGTTATTTCATCCCTCAGCAAAAGAGGTGATAGTGGACGTGTCCAGTTAAGCACAAATGAACTGCTTCAGATGGCTGGGCGTGCTGGGCGAAGGGGCATTGATGAAAGTGGTCATGTGGTGCTCATACAGACACCTAATGAGGGTGCTGAAGAGTGCTGCAAGGTGCTGTTTGCTGGACTTGAGCCCCTAGTCTCACAATTTACTGCTTCGTTTGGAATGGTTTTAAATCTTCTTGCAGGTGTGAAAGCCATTCATAGGTCAAATGAGTCAGATGATGGGAGACCTTCATCAGGGAGAACTTTGGAAGAAGCTAGGAAGTTAGTTGAGCAGAGTTTTGGAAATTACGTTAGTAGCAATGTTATGCTGGCTGCTAAAGAGGAaattaataaaattgagaaagaaattgaGATTCTGATGTCAGAAATAACTGATGAAGCCATAGATAAAAGAAGCAGGAAAGCTTTATCACAGCGACAATATAAGGAGATTGCAGAATTGCAGGAGCAGTTAAGGGCAGAAAAACGTGTTCGGGCTGAACTGCGTAAACAGATGGAAGCAACAAGAATATCTGCTCTAAAACCTTTGTTGGAAGACCCTGAAAATGGACATCTACCATTTTTGTGCTTGCAGTACACAGATTCTGAAGGAACTCAACATTCACTGCCTGCTGTGTTTCTGGGGAAGGTTGACTCACTTAATGCTTCAAAACTTAAGAAATTGGTATCTTCTGCTGATTCTTTTGCAATAAATTTAGGTGATGCGGAACCAAGCATTACTGATTCAGTATTGGATGATGGCCTTGAACCATCATACCATGTGGCTCTTGGTTCTGATAACTCTTGGTATCTATTTACAGAAAAGTGGATTAAAACAGTATATGGGACTGGCTTTCCTAACGTTCCATTGGCTCAAGGGGATGCTCTACCACGAGAAATTATGAGCACTCTCCTTGATAAGGAGGACATGAAGTGGGATAATCTTGCGCAATCTGCCTATGGTGGTTTATGGTTCATGGAAGGCTCTTTAGATACATGGTCTTGGAGTCTGAATGTTCCTGTTTTGAGTAGCTTCTCTGAAAGTGATGAGCTACTGCTAAAGTCTCAAGCCTACAGAGATGCTGTAGAGCGTTACAAGGATCAAAGAAATAAAGTTTCACGCTTGAAGAAAAAGATTTCTCGTACAGAAGGCTACAAAGAATACAGTAAAGTCATAGACGCAGTCAAGTTTACTGAGGAGAAAATCAGGCGCTTGCAGAATAGATCAAAACGTTTAACTAATCGAATAGAACAAATTGAACCCTCCGGATGGAAGGAGTTTATGCAGGTTAGCAATGTCATACATGAAACCAGAGCATTGGACAAAAACACGCAGGTCATATTTCCACTTGGGGAAACTGCAGCAGCAATCCGAGGAGAAAACGAGCTTTGGCTTGCAATGGTTCTTCGCAGCAAAATTCTTCTAGAGCTAAAACCTCCACAACTTGCTGCAGTTTGTGCAAGCTTGGTCTCTGAGGGTATCAAACTCCGACCATGGAAGAATAACAGTTACATTTACGAGCCAACCACAACAGTTATGAATGTCATAAAGTTATTGGATGAACAAAGAAGCGCCCTGTTGACCATTCAGGAGAAACATGGGGTGATGATACCTTGCTGTTTGGATAGCCAGTTTTGCGGTATGGTTGAAGCATGGGCTTCTGGGTTGACTTGGAGAGAGATAATGATGGATTGTGCGATGGACGAAGGCGATCTTGCTCGCCTCCTTCGTAGGACTATTGATCTGCTAGCTCAGATTCCAAAATTGGCAGACATTGATCCTTTGTTGCAGCGCAATGCAAAGGCTGCATATGATGCCATGGACCGGCCGCCAATTAGTGAGCTTGCCGGgtag